One Flavobacterium sp. 90 DNA segment encodes these proteins:
- a CDS encoding ATP-binding cassette domain-containing protein, giving the protein MIEVKNIEKSFGDSKVLKGVSTVFETGKTNLIIGQSGSGKTVLLKTLLGIHTPDSGTIEFDGRVYSELNPDEKRELRTEIGMVFQGSALFDSMTVEENVAFPLKMFTNDNKAKIQERVDFVLERVNLIDAHKKLPSEISGGMQKRVAIARAIVNNPKYLFCDEPNSGLDPNTSTLIDNLIKEITEEYNITTVINTHDMNSVMEIGENIVFLKKGVKAWQGTKEEIFRTDNKDIVKFVYSSNLFKKVREAYLKG; this is encoded by the coding sequence ATGATCGAAGTAAAAAACATAGAAAAATCATTTGGCGACAGTAAAGTTTTAAAAGGTGTTTCGACGGTTTTTGAAACCGGAAAAACCAACTTGATTATTGGTCAAAGTGGATCCGGAAAAACTGTTTTATTAAAAACTTTGTTAGGAATTCATACACCTGATTCAGGAACGATCGAATTTGACGGAAGAGTTTACTCTGAATTAAATCCAGATGAAAAACGCGAATTAAGAACTGAAATTGGAATGGTTTTTCAAGGAAGTGCTTTATTTGACTCAATGACTGTTGAAGAAAATGTAGCTTTCCCTTTAAAAATGTTCACAAACGATAATAAAGCTAAAATTCAGGAACGTGTTGATTTTGTTTTAGAACGCGTTAATCTAATTGATGCTCATAAAAAATTACCTTCTGAGATTTCCGGAGGTATGCAAAAACGTGTGGCAATTGCCCGTGCAATTGTAAACAATCCTAAGTATTTATTTTGTGATGAACCTAACTCTGGTTTAGATCCAAATACTTCAACGTTGATCGATAATTTGATTAAAGAAATTACCGAAGAATATAATATTACAACTGTAATCAACACGCACGACATGAACTCGGTAATGGAAATTGGTGAAAACATCGTATTCCTGAAAAAAGGAGTGAAAGCGTGGCAAGGAACTAAAGAAGAAATCTTTAGAACTGACAATAAAGATATCGTAAAATTTGTTTACTCTTCGAATTTATTCAAAAAAGTAAGAGAAGCTTATTTGAAGGGTTAA
- a CDS encoding ABC transporter permease, whose protein sequence is MMLIRYLSQIGRYFLMLKEIFNKQTKWPVMKKLIFKEIDDLIIDSLGIVCFISFFIGGVVAIQTALNLTNPLIPKYLIGFATRQSVILEFAPTFISVIMAGKMGSYITSSIGTMRVTEQIDALEVMGVNSLNYLVFPKIVALLMYPFVIGISMFLGIFGGWLACAYGGFSTSQDFIQGAQMEFIPFHITYAFIKTLIFAMLLATIPSFHGYYMKGGALEVGKASTVSFVWTSVCIILFNYILTQLLLG, encoded by the coding sequence ATGATGCTAATTCGTTATTTATCTCAAATAGGAAGATATTTTTTAATGCTGAAGGAAATTTTCAACAAACAGACCAAATGGCCTGTTATGAAAAAACTGATTTTCAAAGAAATCGATGATTTAATAATCGACTCCCTTGGCATCGTTTGCTTTATCTCCTTTTTTATTGGAGGAGTTGTTGCCATTCAAACTGCACTAAACTTGACTAATCCGTTAATTCCAAAATATTTAATTGGTTTCGCTACACGTCAATCTGTAATCCTGGAGTTTGCTCCTACTTTTATTTCGGTAATTATGGCCGGAAAAATGGGTTCTTACATCACCTCAAGTATTGGAACAATGCGTGTTACAGAACAAATTGATGCATTAGAAGTTATGGGAGTTAACTCCTTAAACTATTTAGTTTTTCCAAAAATAGTAGCCCTATTAATGTACCCTTTTGTAATTGGAATCAGTATGTTTTTGGGAATTTTTGGCGGATGGCTTGCTTGTGCTTATGGTGGATTTTCTACTAGCCAGGATTTTATTCAAGGTGCTCAAATGGAATTTATTCCTTTTCACATTACATATGCTTTCATTAAAACTTTAATCTTCGCAATGTTATTAGCTACAATTCCATCATTTCACGGATATTACATGAAAGGTGGCGCACTTGAAGTTGGTAAAGCAAGTACAGTATCATTTGTCTGGACATCTGTTTGTATTATTCTTTTTAATTATATATTAACTCAATTATTATTAGGATAA
- a CDS encoding glycosyltransferase family A protein, producing the protein MKYYIVIPAHNEQDLIGLTLQSLVSQTVLPSKVVVVNDNSTDKTEEVVLSFAKENPFISVVNKTSDAIHMPGSKVIQAFQKGFETLDSDYDIIVKIDGDLIFPTNYFETIIKHFQSDPKIGMVGGFCYIEKNGDWILENLTDKDHIRGALKAYRKETYQQIGGLKPAMGWDTVDELLCKYYDWKIVTDESLHVKHLKPTGANYNKTARYKQGEAFYTLGYGFWITSIASAKLAMMKKKPLLFFDYIRGFWKAKSAKTPLLVTAEQAKFIRNYRFQKMKQKLI; encoded by the coding sequence ATGAAATATTACATCGTCATTCCCGCACATAACGAGCAAGACCTTATTGGTTTAACATTGCAATCTTTGGTTTCGCAAACTGTTTTACCATCAAAAGTTGTCGTTGTAAATGACAATTCAACTGATAAAACAGAAGAAGTTGTTTTAAGCTTCGCGAAAGAAAATCCGTTTATTTCTGTTGTGAACAAAACTTCAGATGCGATACATATGCCGGGAAGCAAAGTAATTCAGGCTTTTCAGAAAGGTTTTGAAACGCTGGATTCTGATTACGATATTATTGTAAAAATAGATGGTGATTTAATTTTTCCTACCAATTACTTTGAAACTATAATCAAACATTTCCAATCTGATCCAAAAATCGGAATGGTTGGAGGATTTTGTTATATCGAAAAAAATGGAGATTGGATTTTAGAAAACCTAACAGATAAAGATCATATTCGCGGAGCATTGAAAGCTTACAGAAAAGAAACTTATCAGCAAATTGGAGGTTTAAAACCGGCAATGGGCTGGGATACTGTAGATGAATTGCTTTGTAAATATTATGATTGGAAAATTGTCACCGATGAATCTTTACATGTAAAACACCTAAAACCAACAGGTGCAAATTACAACAAAACAGCTCGTTATAAACAAGGCGAAGCTTTTTATACCTTAGGATATGGTTTTTGGATTACATCAATCGCCTCTGCGAAATTGGCGATGATGAAGAAAAAACCACTTCTGTTTTTTGATTATATTAGAGGATTTTGGAAAGCTAAAAGCGCCAAAACTCCTTTGTTAGTTACCGCTGAACAGGCTAAATTTATAAGAAATTATCGTTTCCAAAAAATGAAACAAAAGTTAATTTGA
- a CDS encoding methyltransferase: protein MYEKVFPNKRFKLTLEFLQKHVKTSETIFDFGVPNPFSKIMEENGYTVKNTKGEDLDNDQTALQTEEYSVFTAFEIFEHLLNPYTILENVKCDKLLISIPLRLWFSPAYRSKIDMWDRHYHEFEDWQLDWLLEKTGWKITDRLQFTHPVKKFGIRPLLRYFTPRYYIVVAEKIKI, encoded by the coding sequence ATGTACGAAAAAGTGTTTCCAAATAAAAGATTCAAACTTACCTTAGAGTTTTTACAAAAACATGTTAAAACATCAGAAACTATATTTGATTTTGGTGTTCCAAATCCATTTTCTAAAATAATGGAAGAAAACGGTTATACCGTAAAAAACACAAAAGGCGAAGATTTAGACAACGATCAAACTGCTTTGCAAACAGAAGAATATAGCGTTTTTACTGCATTTGAAATTTTCGAACACTTGCTAAATCCGTACACTATTCTGGAAAACGTAAAATGTGACAAATTGTTAATTTCAATTCCGCTACGTTTATGGTTTTCACCGGCATATCGTTCCAAAATTGATATGTGGGACAGGCATTACCACGAATTTGAAGACTGGCAATTAGACTGGCTTTTAGAAAAAACCGGTTGGAAAATAACTGATCGTCTACAATTTACACATCCGGTAAAAAAGTTTGGTATTAGACCGTTACTAAGATATTTCACTCCAAGATATTATATTGTGGTAGCTGAAAAAATCAAGATCTAA
- a CDS encoding ketoacyl-ACP synthase III, which produces MKIKIIGIGSYIPNKEVSNTDFGDHVFLNEDGTPFGYPNEVVIKKFKGITGIENRRYAEDQHTSSDLAYFAAERALENAKIDRETLDYIIFAHNFGDVKSGTNQSDILPSLATRVKNKLDIKNPKCVAYDILFGCPGWIEGVLQANAFIKSGMAKRVLVIGAETLSRVVDDHDRDSMIYSDGAGASILEASDDEAGLLSYESATFANEEANFLFFGKSYNPDLDPDIKYIKMYGRKIYEFALSQVPCAMKSCLDKSGIGIDEVKKILIHQANEKMDEAIIARFYKLYDKTAPENIMPMSIHDLGNSSVATVPTLYDLLIQGKLENHEINKGDVVIFASVGAGMNVNAFVYRY; this is translated from the coding sequence ATGAAAATAAAAATAATAGGTATAGGAAGTTATATTCCTAATAAAGAAGTAAGCAATACTGACTTTGGCGATCATGTTTTTTTAAATGAAGACGGAACTCCCTTCGGTTACCCTAACGAAGTTGTAATAAAAAAATTTAAAGGTATTACCGGTATCGAAAATCGCCGTTATGCCGAAGACCAACACACCTCATCTGATTTAGCTTATTTCGCAGCTGAAAGAGCACTTGAAAATGCTAAAATCGATCGTGAGACTTTAGATTATATCATTTTTGCGCACAATTTTGGTGATGTAAAATCAGGAACAAATCAGTCTGATATTTTACCAAGTTTAGCAACGCGTGTTAAAAACAAACTAGATATTAAAAATCCTAAATGTGTGGCTTACGATATTCTTTTTGGATGTCCGGGCTGGATTGAAGGTGTTTTACAAGCAAATGCGTTCATTAAATCCGGAATGGCAAAACGCGTTTTGGTAATTGGAGCCGAAACTTTATCAAGAGTTGTTGACGATCATGATCGTGATTCTATGATTTATTCTGATGGTGCGGGTGCTTCAATTTTAGAAGCTTCTGATGATGAAGCTGGTTTATTATCTTACGAAAGTGCCACTTTTGCAAATGAGGAAGCTAACTTTTTATTCTTCGGAAAATCATATAATCCTGATTTAGATCCAGATATTAAGTACATCAAAATGTATGGTCGCAAAATTTACGAATTTGCTTTAAGTCAAGTTCCTTGTGCGATGAAAAGCTGTTTAGATAAAAGCGGAATTGGAATTGATGAAGTGAAGAAAATCCTGATTCACCAAGCCAACGAAAAAATGGATGAAGCAATTATTGCTCGTTTCTACAAACTTTACGACAAAACTGCACCAGAAAATATTATGCCAATGAGTATTCATGATTTAGGAAACTCAAGCGTGGCAACTGTACCAACTCTTTATGACTTATTAATTCAGGGAAAACTGGAAAATCATGAAATTAACAAAGGCGACGTTGTTATTTTTGCTTCTGTTGGAGCAGGAATGAACGTTAATGCATTTGTATATCGATACTAG
- the gcvP gene encoding aminomethyl-transferring glycine dehydrogenase: MKTDAFALRHIGPRETDLQHMLQTIGVESIEQLVYETLPDDIRLKAPLNLDPAMTEYEFANHIQELGKKNKVFKSYIGLGYHPTIVPAPIQRNIFENPGWYTAYTPYQAEIAQGRLEAILNFQTTVIELTGMEIANASLLDEGTAAAEAMALLFDVRTRDQKKNNTNKFFVSEEILPQTLSILQTRSTPIGIELVVGNHENFDFSNEFFGAILQYPGKYGQVNDYSAFVAKAKENEIKVAFAADILSLAALTSPGEMGAAVVVGTTQRFGVPMGYGGPHAAFFATKDEYKRSMPGRIIGVSIDVNGNRALRMALGTREQHIKREKATSNICTAQVLLAVMAGMYAVYHGPKGLQYIANKVHASAVTTAEALNKLGVFQTNTAYFDTILVKADAQKVKAIAEKNEVNFYYVDADTISISFNETTSITDINQIIAIFAEALGKETFTVSELATASQLPSSLERTSPFLTHDVFNNHHSESQIMRYIKKLERKDLSLNHSMISLGSCTMKLNAASEMLPLSMPNWNSIHPFAPVEQAEGYITMLKKLEQQLNVITGFAGTTLQPNSGAQGEYAGLMAIRAYHLSRGDSHRNVCLIPSSAHGTNPASAAMAGMKIIVTKTTPEGNIDVEDLREKAIEHKDDLSCLMVTYPSTHGVFESSIIEITKLIHDNGGLVYMDGANMNAQVGLTNPATIGADVCHLNLHKTFAIPHGGGGPGVGPICVNEKLVPFLPTNPILKVGGEQAITAISSAPYGSALVCLISYGYITMMGADGLKSATEHAILNANYMKARFEGHYPILYTGECGRAAHEMILDCRSFKENGIEVGDIAKRLMDYGFHAPTVSFPVAGTLMIEPTESEDLAELDRFCDALISIRKEIEASTADDKNNVLKNAPHTLAMLTTDSWDFPYTREKAAYPLEYIAENKFWPSVRRVDDAYGDRNLVCSCAPIEAYMEN; this comes from the coding sequence ATGAAAACAGATGCTTTTGCTTTAAGACACATTGGTCCAAGAGAAACAGATCTTCAACACATGTTACAAACTATTGGAGTTGAATCGATCGAACAACTTGTTTATGAAACCCTTCCGGACGACATTCGTTTAAAAGCACCGTTAAACTTAGATCCTGCAATGACAGAATATGAATTCGCAAATCATATTCAGGAATTAGGCAAGAAAAACAAAGTATTCAAATCTTATATTGGTTTGGGTTATCATCCAACTATCGTTCCTGCTCCAATTCAAAGAAATATCTTCGAAAATCCAGGATGGTATACAGCTTATACGCCTTATCAGGCAGAAATTGCTCAAGGTCGTCTTGAAGCAATTTTAAATTTCCAAACTACTGTTATCGAATTAACAGGAATGGAAATCGCAAACGCTTCTTTACTTGATGAAGGAACTGCTGCTGCCGAAGCTATGGCTTTGTTATTTGACGTTCGTACACGTGATCAAAAGAAAAACAATACAAATAAATTCTTCGTTTCTGAAGAAATTTTACCACAAACTTTATCAATCCTTCAAACACGTTCAACTCCTATTGGAATTGAATTAGTTGTTGGTAACCACGAAAACTTTGATTTTTCTAATGAGTTCTTCGGAGCCATTTTACAATATCCGGGAAAATATGGTCAGGTAAATGATTATAGCGCTTTTGTTGCTAAAGCAAAAGAAAACGAAATCAAAGTTGCCTTTGCTGCAGATATTTTATCACTTGCTGCTTTAACTTCTCCGGGAGAAATGGGAGCTGCAGTTGTTGTTGGAACTACACAACGTTTTGGTGTACCAATGGGTTATGGTGGTCCTCACGCTGCATTTTTTGCAACTAAAGATGAATACAAACGATCTATGCCAGGTCGTATTATTGGAGTTTCTATTGATGTAAACGGAAACCGCGCTTTACGTATGGCTTTAGGAACTCGTGAGCAACACATTAAACGTGAAAAAGCAACTTCAAATATTTGTACTGCTCAGGTTTTATTAGCAGTTATGGCAGGAATGTATGCAGTTTACCACGGACCAAAAGGATTACAATATATTGCAAACAAAGTTCACGCATCGGCGGTTACTACTGCTGAAGCCTTAAATAAATTAGGAGTTTTCCAAACTAATACCGCTTACTTTGATACTATTTTAGTTAAAGCAGATGCTCAAAAAGTAAAAGCAATCGCTGAGAAAAACGAAGTAAACTTTTACTATGTAGATGCTGATACGATTTCTATTTCGTTCAACGAAACAACTTCTATTACTGACATCAATCAAATTATTGCCATTTTTGCTGAGGCTTTAGGAAAAGAAACTTTCACTGTTTCTGAATTAGCTACTGCAAGTCAGTTACCTTCTTCATTAGAAAGAACATCGCCTTTCTTAACGCATGATGTATTTAACAATCATCATTCAGAAAGTCAGATAATGCGTTACATCAAAAAATTAGAGCGTAAAGATTTATCATTGAATCATTCGATGATTTCATTAGGTTCTTGTACGATGAAATTAAACGCAGCTTCGGAAATGTTGCCTTTATCAATGCCAAACTGGAACAGCATTCACCCATTTGCACCAGTAGAACAAGCTGAAGGTTATATCACGATGCTTAAAAAATTAGAGCAACAATTAAATGTAATTACCGGATTTGCCGGAACAACGTTACAACCAAACTCTGGAGCTCAGGGAGAATATGCAGGTTTAATGGCTATTCGCGCTTACCACTTATCAAGAGGTGATAGTCACCGTAATGTATGTTTAATCCCTTCATCTGCGCACGGAACAAATCCTGCTTCTGCAGCTATGGCCGGAATGAAAATCATCGTAACTAAAACGACTCCTGAAGGAAATATTGACGTAGAAGATTTAAGAGAAAAAGCTATTGAGCACAAAGATGATTTATCTTGTTTAATGGTAACTTATCCTTCGACTCACGGAGTTTTTGAATCTTCGATTATTGAAATTACTAAATTAATCCACGACAATGGCGGATTAGTATATATGGATGGTGCAAACATGAACGCGCAAGTTGGATTAACAAATCCTGCTACGATTGGTGCTGACGTTTGTCACTTAAACTTACACAAAACATTCGCTATTCCTCACGGTGGTGGTGGACCTGGTGTTGGACCAATTTGTGTAAACGAAAAACTAGTTCCGTTTTTACCAACCAACCCAATCCTTAAAGTAGGCGGCGAACAAGCAATTACAGCAATTTCATCTGCACCTTACGGATCTGCTTTAGTATGTTTAATCTCTTACGGTTACATCACAATGATGGGTGCCGACGGATTAAAAAGTGCTACAGAACATGCGATTTTAAATGCTAACTATATGAAAGCACGTTTCGAAGGACACTACCCAATTCTTTATACAGGAGAATGCGGAAGAGCGGCTCACGAAATGATTTTAGATTGTCGTTCATTCAAAGAAAACGGAATCGAAGTTGGTGATATCGCAAAACGTTTGATGGATTACGGTTTCCACGCTCCTACAGTTTCTTTCCCTGTAGCAGGAACTTTAATGATTGAACCTACTGAATCTGAAGATTTAGCAGAATTAGATCGTTTTTGTGATGCTCTTATTTCAATCAGAAAAGAAATTGAAGCTTCAACAGCAGATGATAAAAACAATGTATTGAAAAATGCACCTCATACATTGGCAATGTTAACTACTGATTCTTGGGATTTCCCTTATACCAGAGAAAAAGCGGCTTACCCATTAGAGTATATCGCTGAAAACAAATTCTGGCCATCAGTTCGTCGTGTAGATGATGCTTATGGTGACAGAAACTTAGTTTGTAGCTGTGCTCCTATTGAAGCTTACATGGAAAATTAA
- a CDS encoding DUF1090 family protein codes for MKIKTKILSIAFFLFTFMGFAQSNCNDLKGCERKLCELNIKLTAAKKAGNQSQIKGVEEAISQTKKNCTTKTVNNDLDKKVKEKQQKVKERTDDLNKAIKDQESTEKIDKKKKKLAEAKADLNKALAEQKTK; via the coding sequence ATGAAAATAAAGACTAAAATTTTATCGATAGCTTTCTTCCTATTTACTTTTATGGGATTTGCACAAAGTAATTGCAATGATTTAAAAGGCTGCGAAAGAAAGTTATGTGAACTAAATATCAAATTAACGGCAGCAAAAAAAGCAGGTAATCAAAGTCAGATTAAAGGAGTTGAAGAAGCTATTTCTCAAACCAAAAAAAACTGTACAACAAAAACAGTAAACAATGACCTTGACAAAAAAGTAAAAGAAAAGCAACAAAAAGTTAAGGAGAGAACTGACGATCTGAACAAAGCGATTAAAGATCAGGAAAGCACAGAAAAAATCGACAAGAAAAAAAAGAAACTAGCTGAAGCTAAAGCTGATTTGAATAAAGCTCTTGCGGAGCAAAAAACAAAATAG
- a CDS encoding inclusion body family protein, producing MTQSAAASSAQIDILVVIDTEYIKNNFPANSDPNNPQGINHNSQYMICYSPRGIVSGQGTADLSFRANAGDYVSFRGTSIQQNSDDSVILYGIKYWNGDHVFNNFTTDIVTRNRAVQPNPDQANGIPPVQTVQNFTSYDSKIARGGTENFYVYIAVYTLAGDGQTQQLYGYYYWDPQVVVPA from the coding sequence ATGACACAAAGTGCAGCAGCCTCATCGGCACAGATTGATATTCTTGTCGTAATAGACACAGAATATATTAAAAATAATTTTCCTGCGAATTCAGACCCTAATAATCCACAGGGAATAAATCACAATAGTCAATATATGATATGTTACAGTCCAAGAGGGATTGTTTCAGGTCAAGGTACAGCAGATTTAAGTTTTAGAGCTAATGCTGGGGATTATGTATCTTTTAGAGGGACATCAATTCAACAAAATTCTGATGATTCTGTAATTCTTTACGGAATTAAATATTGGAACGGAGATCATGTATTTAATAATTTTACAACTGATATCGTTACAAGAAACAGAGCAGTACAGCCTAATCCAGATCAGGCAAATGGTATTCCACCGGTTCAAACCGTTCAAAATTTCACTAGCTACGATTCTAAAATAGCTAGAGGAGGAACGGAGAATTTTTACGTATATATCGCTGTTTATACCTTAGCAGGTGATGGACAAACACAACAATTATACGGATATTATTACTGGGATCCACAAGTAGTTGTACCGGCTTAA
- a CDS encoding AidA/PixA family protein produces METSLLVTKQATYEILIVIDTVSIKSKYSINDIDEPIKINKANYYTIYRKNNEHDSVHGIYIDCKKNDKIIISGISIDGDSSDAIILNEIQNYKSMKKKIVSLEPICVSKNTVYNIENDDNKLSVESEEQNFIWFESAISGFGKSKIKISFSLYYLNSDGNQQDLYGHFWFPLEIKFYNAAK; encoded by the coding sequence ATGGAAACATCTCTTTTAGTTACCAAACAAGCTACTTATGAAATTTTGATTGTTATTGATACAGTTTCAATTAAAAGTAAATATTCTATTAATGATATAGATGAGCCAATCAAAATTAATAAGGCTAATTATTATACGATTTATAGAAAAAACAATGAACATGATTCTGTTCACGGGATTTACATTGATTGTAAAAAAAATGATAAAATCATTATTTCAGGAATTTCTATTGACGGAGATTCGTCAGATGCGATTATTCTCAATGAAATTCAAAACTACAAATCAATGAAAAAGAAGATTGTTTCATTAGAGCCAATTTGTGTGTCTAAAAATACGGTTTACAATATCGAAAACGATGATAACAAACTGTCAGTTGAAAGTGAGGAACAAAATTTTATATGGTTTGAATCTGCAATCTCTGGTTTTGGTAAAAGTAAAATTAAAATAAGCTTCTCGTTGTATTATTTAAATTCAGATGGTAATCAACAAGATTTGTATGGCCATTTTTGGTTTCCTTTGGAAATAAAATTTTATAATGCCGCTAAATAG
- a CDS encoding SRPBCC family protein, translated as MTTINLTTKIKAPKQIVFDASRNIDIHQQSASPSKEKAIAGITSGLINLNETVTWRGKHFGFYLTHKSRITAMNLYDYFVDEMEKGKFKSFKHEHFFEERNGITIMKDKLEYETPFGIFGELFDILFLEKHLTNFLLERNKILKEVSEKTI; from the coding sequence ATGACAACAATTAACCTTACAACAAAAATAAAAGCACCGAAACAAATCGTTTTTGATGCATCAAGAAATATTGATATTCATCAGCAATCTGCAAGTCCTTCAAAAGAAAAGGCAATTGCAGGAATTACATCCGGATTAATAAATTTAAACGAAACAGTAACTTGGCGAGGTAAACATTTTGGATTTTATCTCACACACAAAAGCCGAATTACGGCAATGAATCTCTATGATTATTTTGTGGATGAAATGGAAAAAGGAAAATTTAAATCTTTCAAACATGAACATTTTTTTGAAGAAAGAAATGGAATTACAATCATGAAAGACAAATTAGAATATGAAACTCCGTTTGGAATATTCGGAGAACTTTTTGATATTTTATTTTTAGAGAAGCATCTTACTAACTTTCTTTTAGAACGAAATAAGATTCTAAAAGAAGTTTCAGAAAAAACTATTTAG
- a CDS encoding TIGR01777 family oxidoreductase has translation MKKLIIAAGTGFLGQVLINHFKDKFEEIVILTRGKSQTVEGIKYVNWNAKTFSGWEKELENATVLINLAGKSVDCRYTKKNKKEILLSRIESTKILNKAVLNCTNPPKHWLNSSTSTIYRFSLDKQMDETDGEIGNDFSINVALSWEKAFFKTETPNTLKTALRTSIVLGKNGGAFIPLKTLAKIGFGGKQGKGNQFISWIHEEDFANAIDLIIQKEITGVINIVSPEPIRNTDFMKKLRKAVGFPFGIPMNSILLEIGSFFIRTETELVLKSRNVIPKRLLENGFKFKFGDIDNAFQNLLHK, from the coding sequence ATGAAAAAACTCATAATTGCAGCCGGAACAGGATTTTTAGGGCAAGTTCTAATCAATCATTTCAAAGATAAATTTGAAGAAATTGTAATTCTTACCAGAGGAAAATCTCAAACCGTTGAGGGAATCAAATATGTAAACTGGAACGCCAAAACTTTTTCGGGTTGGGAAAAGGAATTAGAAAATGCAACGGTTTTAATTAATCTCGCAGGAAAATCTGTTGATTGTCGTTATACAAAAAAGAATAAAAAAGAAATCTTATTATCTAGAATTGAAAGTACAAAGATTCTAAACAAAGCTGTTTTAAATTGTACAAATCCGCCTAAACATTGGCTGAATTCATCAACTTCTACTATTTATCGTTTTTCATTAGACAAACAAATGGATGAAACAGATGGCGAAATTGGAAACGATTTTTCTATCAATGTTGCGCTTTCTTGGGAAAAAGCATTCTTTAAAACCGAAACTCCAAATACTTTAAAAACTGCTTTGAGAACTTCAATAGTATTAGGCAAAAATGGCGGCGCTTTTATTCCGTTAAAGACTTTAGCTAAAATTGGTTTTGGCGGAAAACAAGGAAAAGGAAATCAGTTCATAAGTTGGATTCATGAAGAAGATTTTGCCAATGCAATTGATTTAATTATTCAAAAAGAAATTACCGGCGTTATTAATATCGTTTCTCCTGAACCAATTCGAAATACTGACTTTATGAAAAAACTTCGAAAAGCAGTTGGCTTCCCTTTCGGAATTCCGATGAATAGTATTCTTCTGGAAATTGGATCTTTCTTCATTCGAACAGAAACCGAATTGGTTTTAAAAAGTAGAAACGTGATTCCGAAACGACTTTTAGAGAATGGATTTAAATTTAAGTTTGGAGATATTGATAATGCATTTCAAAATTTATTACACAAATGA
- a CDS encoding DUF2071 domain-containing protein: protein MNFLKAEWKNLALFNYEVDAKILEKYVPIGTEIDLWNNKCYVSLVGFMFKNTKVLEIKVPFHIDFEEVNLRFYVKRFENGEWKRGVVFIKEIVPKSAITFIANTLYQEHYETQKMTHKIIENENSNTFVYQWKNKEKWNTIQLETQKNPIEIAIDSEAEFITEHYFGYTKIDEKTSFEYEVQHPRWEQFEVLNYNVDIDFKKTYGRDFEFLQTENPISVFLAKGSKISVQNKRKLENVFTLEEIYD from the coding sequence ATGAACTTCTTAAAAGCTGAATGGAAAAACTTAGCACTTTTCAATTATGAAGTTGATGCTAAAATCTTAGAAAAATACGTCCCAATTGGTACTGAAATAGATTTATGGAACAACAAATGTTATGTGAGTTTGGTTGGTTTCATGTTCAAAAACACAAAAGTCTTAGAAATTAAAGTTCCTTTTCATATCGATTTCGAAGAAGTCAATTTGAGATTCTATGTAAAACGTTTCGAAAACGGAGAATGGAAACGCGGCGTAGTTTTCATCAAAGAAATTGTTCCTAAAAGCGCTATTACTTTTATTGCAAATACTTTGTATCAGGAACATTATGAGACTCAAAAAATGACTCATAAAATCATTGAAAATGAAAACTCAAACACTTTTGTTTATCAATGGAAAAACAAAGAGAAGTGGAATACAATTCAATTAGAAACTCAAAAAAATCCAATAGAAATCGCTATCGATTCTGAAGCTGAATTTATAACGGAACATTATTTTGGCTATACAAAAATTGACGAAAAAACCAGTTTCGAATATGAAGTTCAACATCCGAGATGGGAACAATTTGAGGTTTTGAACTATAACGTTGATATTGACTTTAAGAAAACTTACGGACGAGATTTTGAATTTTTACAAACCGAAAATCCTATTTCTGTTTTCTTAGCAAAAGGATCTAAAATCAGCGTGCAAAACAAACGAAAACTGGAAAATGTTTTTACGCTCGAAGAAATTTACGATTAA